A stretch of the Teretinema zuelzerae genome encodes the following:
- a CDS encoding glycoside hydrolase 5 family protein, whose product MNLNYDARPASQAFRAQRVLIRAAAFSMRAAAGLLLVCSLAACATAASRQNEHAAAQGFVAVKDGRFMLDGKPFRFVGTNNYYMHYESDKMLSDVLDAAVAMDVRVLRVWGFMNGMTSQNRDHNVYGMTEPPTAESGGSFGVPESKKNAKGAKDAFERLDFTIAEAGKRGIKLVIALNNYWADFGGIQQGSAWQQWFDLEKPTDFYSDPAAREAYKAYVSWMLNRVNSYTGVPYNRDPTIMTWQLMNEPRNPDDKSGKIVTAWAKEMSGWVKKHAPLQLCAVGDEGAFNRKDLQGFMDEGNHLYNGFEGTDFDALLALKDIDYGTYHLYPESWGISAEAVAGWGVKWIKDHVDSGKALKKPVVLEEYGISASGGQNRLAIYDLWNNTVLESDGAGSMYWILTASNDKEFGEPGADGLYDDYDGFRIMNDDSDVSALLRRYAARFEGEERDADKTRVYMLDPAKDREAKDFFRLRFLVIEEGKRLKDGWLHIDGKKSNLLQYNREQNAWRYNLDTNAIEDGTILAVKGVFTFDDGSVLETPERKITISNRVSYSELIAYDFADSTYGASSLGAYQASLKTISHSKLNGGMLAVDADFPGINEWEELKVKMVPLEGVSGSAKIRFTLYFRKDLAVPSSTKSKPENSLPGTQPYAAFDPGWVKTGLHESNQYLRDLEILKLDDGKEYYRQIVEIEYFSNPQFTGVTLCPTLGFVAYPGTVYIDDLILYKKD is encoded by the coding sequence ATGAATCTTAATTACGATGCAAGGCCTGCCTCTCAGGCCTTTCGCGCGCAGCGGGTCTTAATCCGCGCAGCCGCTTTTTCGATGCGCGCCGCCGCCGGCCTTCTTCTTGTCTGCTCTCTTGCAGCTTGCGCAACCGCCGCCTCCCGGCAGAACGAACATGCCGCCGCTCAAGGCTTCGTCGCGGTGAAGGACGGCCGGTTCATGCTCGACGGCAAACCTTTCCGCTTCGTCGGCACGAACAACTACTATATGCACTACGAGTCCGACAAAATGCTTTCCGACGTGCTCGACGCCGCGGTCGCCATGGATGTCCGCGTTTTGCGCGTGTGGGGCTTTATGAACGGCATGACCAGCCAGAACCGCGACCATAACGTATACGGGATGACCGAGCCGCCGACTGCGGAATCCGGGGGATCCTTCGGAGTGCCTGAATCGAAAAAGAACGCCAAGGGAGCGAAGGACGCGTTCGAACGCCTCGATTTCACCATCGCTGAAGCCGGGAAGCGCGGCATCAAACTCGTGATAGCGCTTAACAATTACTGGGCTGATTTCGGCGGAATCCAGCAGGGCTCCGCCTGGCAACAGTGGTTCGATCTTGAGAAGCCTACCGACTTTTACTCTGATCCCGCAGCCCGCGAAGCGTACAAAGCGTATGTTTCATGGATGCTGAACCGCGTGAACAGCTACACCGGCGTGCCGTATAACCGCGATCCGACGATCATGACCTGGCAGCTTATGAACGAGCCGCGCAATCCCGACGATAAAAGCGGAAAAATCGTGACGGCCTGGGCGAAAGAAATGAGCGGCTGGGTAAAGAAACACGCTCCGCTCCAGCTATGCGCAGTCGGAGACGAGGGCGCGTTCAATAGAAAAGACCTTCAGGGATTTATGGATGAAGGGAACCATCTGTATAACGGTTTCGAGGGCACCGACTTCGACGCTCTCCTGGCGTTGAAAGATATCGATTACGGCACCTATCACCTGTATCCCGAGAGCTGGGGAATTTCGGCAGAAGCAGTCGCCGGCTGGGGCGTCAAGTGGATCAAGGATCATGTCGATTCCGGAAAGGCGCTCAAGAAGCCCGTCGTTCTTGAAGAGTACGGAATTTCAGCCTCGGGCGGCCAGAACAGACTCGCTATCTACGACCTGTGGAACAATACTGTTCTCGAGTCGGACGGCGCCGGATCGATGTATTGGATACTGACCGCGTCGAACGATAAAGAATTCGGAGAGCCCGGAGCGGACGGCCTCTACGACGATTACGACGGATTCCGAATCATGAACGACGACAGCGATGTGTCTGCCCTGCTCAGAAGATACGCGGCCCGATTCGAGGGGGAAGAAAGAGATGCCGACAAGACGCGCGTCTATATGCTCGACCCGGCCAAGGACCGGGAAGCGAAAGATTTTTTCCGCTTGCGGTTTCTCGTTATCGAAGAGGGCAAACGCCTCAAGGATGGATGGCTCCACATCGACGGAAAGAAATCGAATCTTCTCCAGTACAACCGCGAACAGAACGCGTGGCGATACAACCTTGATACGAATGCTATCGAGGACGGAACGATCCTTGCCGTCAAAGGCGTATTTACCTTCGACGACGGCTCAGTTCTTGAAACCCCTGAGCGGAAAATTACGATATCAAACCGCGTTTCCTACAGCGAGCTGATCGCCTACGATTTTGCCGACTCAACCTACGGAGCCTCCTCTCTGGGCGCGTATCAGGCGAGCCTGAAAACCATCTCGCACTCGAAGCTTAACGGCGGAATGCTCGCGGTCGACGCCGACTTTCCCGGAATCAACGAATGGGAAGAACTCAAGGTAAAGATGGTTCCGCTTGAAGGAGTATCGGGGAGCGCTAAAATCCGCTTCACTCTCTATTTCCGCAAGGACCTCGCGGTTCCCTCGTCTACGAAATCAAAACCGGAAAATTCGCTGCCCGGAACGCAGCCCTACGCCGCCTTCGACCCCGGCTGGGTAAAGACGGGCCTCCACGAAAGCAACCAGTATCTGCGCGATCTCGAAATCCTGAAGCTCGACGACGGAAAAGAATACTATCGCCAAATCGTCGAGATCGAGTACTTCAGCAATCCCCAATTCACCGGCGTTACGCTCTGCCCGACCCTCGGCTTCGTCGCCTACCCGGGAACCGTCTATATCGACGATCTGATTTTGTATAAGAAAGACTGA
- a CDS encoding glycoside hydrolase family 5 protein encodes MSGLSSEVRNDSAKSGKPRRYGFNFLWMFSAAEDGSAAPGDIVIDERELDFAAGMGCNFVRIPLDYRFWIRDFRYGEPDMNMISRVDDCVRAVTSRGMHCSLNLHRAPGYCINGNERERHNLWLDGVARDAFVSQWEFFAGRYASIPADLLSFDLLNEPPEIGQYGMTRDSHEAIMRRTAAAIRAKSPQRPVVLDGLGGGNIAIPELADLGAVLSTRGYQPMPVTHYRASWCSETRGLPLPEYPGTRYAGKTWDRAALFEHYRPWRELSETGIEVHVGEFGVYNKVDNALALRWFSDVLSVFNELGWGFALWNFSGDFGIASHGRPGARWESMNGFRIDRDMYELFREHMI; translated from the coding sequence ATGAGCGGTTTATCGAGCGAAGTCCGCAACGATTCCGCAAAATCCGGGAAACCGAGGCGGTACGGCTTTAATTTTCTGTGGATGTTCTCGGCCGCGGAGGACGGATCGGCAGCTCCCGGCGATATCGTGATCGACGAAAGGGAGCTCGATTTCGCCGCGGGCATGGGATGCAATTTCGTCCGCATACCGCTTGATTACCGTTTCTGGATCAGGGATTTCCGCTACGGAGAACCCGACATGAACATGATTTCACGGGTTGACGACTGCGTGCGCGCCGTGACGAGCCGCGGCATGCATTGCTCTCTCAATCTTCACCGTGCTCCGGGATACTGCATCAACGGCAACGAGCGCGAGCGGCACAACCTGTGGCTGGACGGCGTAGCTCGGGACGCCTTTGTTTCTCAATGGGAGTTCTTCGCCGGGAGGTACGCCTCGATTCCTGCCGATCTCTTGAGCTTCGACCTGTTAAACGAGCCTCCCGAGATCGGACAGTACGGAATGACGCGGGACTCTCACGAAGCGATCATGCGCCGAACGGCCGCAGCCATCCGCGCGAAATCGCCGCAGCGGCCCGTCGTTCTCGACGGACTGGGCGGCGGCAACATCGCCATCCCGGAACTCGCAGACCTCGGCGCCGTGTTGAGCACCCGCGGCTACCAGCCCATGCCGGTTACCCACTACCGCGCTTCCTGGTGCTCCGAGACGCGGGGGCTTCCGCTTCCCGAGTATCCCGGTACCCGCTACGCCGGCAAGACTTGGGACAGAGCGGCTCTGTTTGAGCACTACCGCCCCTGGCGGGAACTATCGGAAACAGGAATCGAGGTGCATGTCGGAGAATTCGGCGTGTACAACAAGGTGGACAATGCACTCGCGCTCCGCTGGTTTTCCGACGTGTTATCGGTTTTCAACGAGCTCGGCTGGGGGTTCGCCCTATGGAATTTTTCAGGCGATTTCGGAATCGCTTCCCACGGGAGGCCCGGCGCGCGTTGGGAGTCGATGAACGGCTTCCGCATCGACCGGGACATGTACGAGCTTTTTCGCGAACACATGATATGA
- a CDS encoding carbohydrate ABC transporter permease — protein MQTVFTFANAQSKRSVLSLTLVYLLLITASALTILPLLVIFIGSFKTGAEFNTTGAFDLPAVWIFDNYRTAFLRGKMALGFFNTFILIAGACAGSILTGTMASYALHRFEFRGRAFIKNIFLWIVLIPSTTAQVSRFQIVNALGLYNTRAVGIILAMGTDIMAIYIYLQFLESISRSLDESAILDGAGYFRVYWQIVMPLLKPATVTVLIIKAIGMYNDFYTPFLYMPKQSLQVISTALFKFKGPYGSHWEIICAGIMIAVLPTLVLFLALQKQIYSGLVQGAVKQ, from the coding sequence ATGCAAACAGTCTTTACTTTCGCAAACGCGCAGAGCAAGCGGTCGGTGCTGAGCCTTACTCTTGTGTACCTGCTACTTATTACGGCATCGGCGCTCACTATTTTGCCGCTTTTGGTTATTTTCATCGGATCATTTAAAACCGGAGCCGAATTCAACACGACGGGGGCTTTCGATCTCCCGGCAGTCTGGATTTTCGACAACTACCGGACAGCCTTCCTCCGCGGGAAAATGGCTCTCGGGTTTTTCAATACTTTTATTCTCATCGCCGGCGCGTGCGCGGGTTCGATTTTGACCGGGACAATGGCGTCCTATGCGCTCCATCGGTTCGAGTTCAGGGGACGCGCGTTCATCAAAAACATATTTCTGTGGATTGTTTTGATTCCGTCTACGACAGCCCAGGTTTCGCGGTTTCAGATCGTCAACGCGCTCGGCCTTTATAACACCCGCGCCGTCGGCATCATCCTGGCCATGGGAACGGACATCATGGCGATATACATCTATCTGCAATTTCTGGAGAGCATTTCGCGGTCGCTCGACGAGTCCGCGATTCTGGACGGGGCCGGATATTTCCGCGTGTATTGGCAGATCGTCATGCCCCTGCTGAAGCCCGCCACGGTGACGGTGCTCATCATCAAGGCAATCGGCATGTACAACGATTTTTATACGCCGTTTCTATATATGCCGAAGCAGTCTTTGCAGGTGATTTCCACGGCGCTGTTCAAATTCAAAGGGCCGTACGGGTCTCATTGGGAGATCATCTGCGCGGGAATCATGATCGCGGTGCTCCCGACTCTTGTGTTGTTTCTCGCCCTGCAGAAGCAGATTTATTCCGGCCTGGTTCAGGGAGCCGTTAAGCAATGA
- a CDS encoding carbohydrate ABC transporter permease: MKRFSQLTYARQQRVVAAVFLAVPLALVAIFGYLPFFSMIEYSFLRWDGLSSKEFIGLANYVDAMTRVENFRVFFVSLYYFGASFIQLGLALFFATVLSFKVKGHSFFKGVLFFPNLINGVAIGLVFLYFYKDTGTLNTFLKLLGIDSDVLWLTNPSLVNYSIAATSVWRYMGYNMVMFLGAIQSIPSDIYEAAEIDGANKWQIFWRIIFLSILPIIELMVILSITGSLSVFETPYIMTGGGNGSETFVIRTVNTAFSFNKFGLASAMAMILTAIVLTVTFIQKKIFKER; encoded by the coding sequence ATGAAGCGTTTTTCCCAATTGACATATGCCCGGCAACAGCGCGTTGTAGCGGCTGTTTTTCTCGCGGTTCCCCTGGCGCTTGTTGCGATCTTCGGATACCTCCCGTTTTTCAGCATGATCGAATACAGCTTTCTCAGATGGGACGGCTTGAGCTCCAAAGAGTTCATAGGCCTTGCGAACTACGTCGACGCGATGACGAGGGTCGAGAATTTCCGCGTATTCTTCGTAAGCCTCTATTACTTCGGCGCGTCGTTCATTCAGTTGGGACTTGCCTTGTTCTTCGCGACGGTTCTTTCCTTCAAAGTAAAGGGGCATTCGTTTTTCAAGGGCGTGCTTTTTTTCCCGAACCTGATCAACGGCGTCGCGATCGGTCTGGTGTTCCTGTATTTCTACAAGGATACCGGTACCCTCAATACTTTTTTGAAACTCCTCGGAATCGACAGCGACGTGTTGTGGCTGACGAATCCCTCGCTGGTCAACTATTCGATCGCGGCTACCTCCGTTTGGCGGTACATGGGATACAACATGGTGATGTTCCTCGGCGCGATTCAATCGATTCCCTCCGATATTTACGAAGCCGCCGAAATTGACGGCGCGAATAAATGGCAGATTTTCTGGCGCATCATTTTTCTTTCCATCCTTCCTATCATCGAACTGATGGTTATTCTTTCCATCACCGGATCGCTTTCGGTTTTCGAGACGCCCTACATCATGACCGGCGGCGGAAACGGGAGCGAGACCTTCGTTATCAGGACGGTGAACACCGCGTTCAGTTTTAATAAATTCGGACTCGCCTCGGCGATGGCGATGATTCTTACGGCGATAGTTCTGACCGTGACCTTCATCCAGAAGAAAATTTTCAAGGAGAGGTGA